A section of the Polynucleobacter sp. AP-Sving-400A-A2 genome encodes:
- a CDS encoding F0F1 ATP synthase subunit epsilon: protein MSTIRVDVVSAEQSIFSGEAKFVALPGENGELGILRGHTPLITRIRPGSVRIEKADGDEEFVFVAGGYLEVQPDHVTVLANTAIRGHDLDEAKANEAKKRAEEAMRNRGTDFDLALAQSEFAMAAAQLAAIARFRRKK, encoded by the coding sequence ATGTCAACCATACGCGTCGATGTAGTGAGTGCTGAGCAATCTATTTTCAGCGGTGAAGCCAAGTTTGTAGCGCTTCCTGGAGAAAATGGTGAGCTCGGTATCTTACGCGGCCACACTCCTTTGATTACACGCATTCGCCCAGGTTCAGTTCGTATTGAAAAAGCTGATGGTGACGAAGAGTTTGTATTCGTTGCAGGTGGCTATTTAGAAGTTCAGCCTGATCATGTCACTGTATTGGCAAACACTGCTATTCGCGGTCATGATTTAGATGAGGCTAAAGCAAACGAAGCCAAGAAGCGCGCTGAAGAAGCAATGCGAAATCGTGGTACGGACTTTGATTTGGCCTTAGCTCAATCAGAGTTTGCTATGGCAGCGGCCCAGCTGGCTGCTATTGCACGTTTTCGTCGTAAAAAGTAA
- the rsmI gene encoding 16S rRNA (cytidine(1402)-2'-O)-methyltransferase encodes MELSSFDFLKQQDLPAGALYMVATPIGNLGDITLRALHVLNSVDGIACEDTRHSAPLLQHFGIQKKCVALHEHNEITGAQTIIERLAQNERWAYISDAGTPGVSDPGARLVNAVEKAGFRIIPIPGASAVSTAISASGSVMLPSEGRFQFLGFWPNKAKERIALIQDIRSNSKTSIFFESPHQIRETLITLSKELEAERRVIVGRELTKKFEQLVTLTATDIPGWLEKAESLRGEFIILVAGRQANADEAPEHSALLLWANALSPYLGSKEIAAVLAQTLGLSKKEAYQVALDAKGQNEE; translated from the coding sequence ATGGAATTAAGCTCCTTTGACTTTTTAAAACAACAGGATCTGCCAGCTGGTGCTCTATACATGGTTGCCACGCCAATTGGCAATTTGGGTGACATTACCTTGCGTGCACTGCATGTGCTTAATTCAGTAGACGGTATTGCCTGTGAAGATACGAGGCATAGCGCACCTCTGCTCCAACATTTTGGCATTCAGAAGAAATGTGTCGCTTTGCATGAGCACAATGAAATTACTGGTGCGCAAACCATTATTGAGCGCCTCGCTCAAAATGAACGCTGGGCTTACATTTCAGATGCCGGTACACCCGGAGTATCAGATCCTGGCGCAAGACTAGTGAACGCAGTAGAAAAGGCTGGCTTTCGCATTATTCCTATTCCTGGTGCAAGCGCGGTTTCTACTGCTATTTCTGCTAGTGGCTCTGTCATGCTGCCATCAGAAGGGCGCTTTCAGTTTCTTGGCTTCTGGCCAAATAAAGCAAAAGAGCGGATTGCCCTTATCCAAGATATTCGCAGCAATTCAAAAACGAGCATCTTTTTTGAATCACCACATCAAATACGCGAGACCCTGATAACGCTAAGCAAAGAACTAGAGGCCGAGCGACGGGTAATAGTAGGCAGAGAGCTGACCAAAAAATTTGAGCAGCTGGTGACACTTACTGCTACAGATATTCCGGGGTGGCTTGAAAAAGCAGAGAGCCTCAGGGGTGAATTTATTATCTTAGTGGCTGGCCGCCAAGCCAACGCGGACGAGGCTCCTGAACATTCGGCGCTCTTGCTATGGGCTAATGCCCTAAGCCCTTACTTAGGCAGCAAAGAAATTGCTGCCGTGCTCGCTCAAACGCTTGGGCTGAGCAAAAAAGAGGCGTACCAAGTTGCACTAGATGCAAAAGGTCAAAACGAAGAGTAA
- a CDS encoding phosphoheptose isomerase produces the protein MDKDTLERLRARASQHFLDSIAVKQAAEKILPEQIALGIVAMTNCLRAGGKVMACGNGGSAADAQHFAAELIGRFERERQELAAIALTTDTSILTAVGNDYSYDEIFAKQVRGLGKKGDILIGISTSGNSKNVVRAIEAAKKMGIQIVALTGNGGGKIAGLLDANDIHLCAPSTRTARIQETHLVLLHALCDGVDHLLLD, from the coding sequence ATGGATAAAGATACTCTCGAACGTTTGCGCGCTCGCGCATCCCAACATTTTCTAGACAGCATTGCTGTAAAGCAAGCCGCTGAAAAAATACTTCCTGAGCAGATTGCTCTCGGCATAGTCGCCATGACAAATTGTCTACGCGCTGGCGGAAAGGTAATGGCTTGCGGTAATGGCGGATCAGCTGCTGATGCGCAGCATTTCGCTGCTGAGCTGATTGGTCGCTTTGAGAGAGAGCGACAAGAGTTGGCTGCGATTGCACTGACTACAGACACATCCATTTTGACTGCTGTAGGAAATGACTACAGCTATGACGAAATCTTTGCTAAGCAAGTGCGCGGTCTCGGAAAAAAAGGTGACATCTTAATTGGCATCTCCACTTCAGGAAATTCAAAAAACGTAGTGAGAGCAATTGAGGCTGCAAAAAAAATGGGGATTCAGATTGTTGCCTTGACTGGTAACGGTGGTGGAAAGATTGCCGGCTTATTAGACGCTAATGACATTCATCTCTGCGCGCCCTCCACTCGCACTGCTCGTATTCAAGAAACACATTTAGTTTTACTTCATGCCTTATGCGATGGCGTAGATCATTTATTGCTCGATTAA
- the gcvH gene encoding glycine cleavage system protein GcvH encodes MMKTQDTFKFAETHEWASIEDDGLVWVGISNHAQEALGDVMFFQAPKIGQQVKQGEAIAAIESVKAASDIHAPISGEIVALNGEVDISPEVVNTQPYAVWLFKIKPTSPEMLSTNLSDLMSLTQYESSAGT; translated from the coding sequence ATAATGAAAACTCAAGACACATTTAAATTCGCAGAAACACATGAGTGGGCTAGCATCGAAGATGATGGATTAGTTTGGGTGGGCATTAGCAATCACGCGCAAGAAGCTTTGGGTGATGTCATGTTTTTCCAAGCCCCAAAAATAGGCCAACAAGTAAAGCAGGGCGAAGCTATTGCTGCGATAGAGTCCGTTAAAGCGGCGAGCGATATTCATGCTCCCATCAGCGGTGAAATTGTTGCCCTCAATGGAGAGGTAGATATCAGCCCTGAGGTGGTGAATACTCAGCCGTATGCAGTTTGGTTATTTAAAATTAAACCAACATCTCCTGAGATGCTGAGTACTAACCTAAGTGACTTAATGTCGCTCACACAATACGAGTCTAGCGCTGGTACTTAG
- the atpD gene encoding F0F1 ATP synthase subunit beta: protein MSNGNIVQCIGPVVDIQFPRDNMPNIYEALTLVESGEKSFAEKGLTFEVQQQIGDGVVRAIAMGASDGLRRGMQVKSTGAPISVPVGPATLGRIMDVLGRPIDDAGPIATQERRAIHQPAPKFDELSPSVDLLETGIKVIDLVCPFAKGGKVGLFGGAGVGKTVNMMELINNIAKQHSGLSVFAGVGERTREGNDFYHEMKESNVVDKVAMVFGQMNEPPGNRLRVALTGLTMAEAFRDEGRDILFFVDNIYRYTLAGTEVSALLGRMPSAVGYQPTLAEEMGKLQERITSTKTGSVTSIQAVYVPADDLTDPSPATTFLHLDSTVVLSRDIAALGIYPAVDPLDSTSRQLDPQVVGQEHYDVAREVQMTLQRYKELRDIIAILGMDELSPEDKLAVSRARKIQRFLSQPFHVAEVFTGSPGKYVPLKETIRGFKMICSGELDHLPEQAFYMVGSIDEAIEKAKKL from the coding sequence ATGAGTAACGGAAATATCGTGCAGTGTATCGGTCCAGTGGTGGACATTCAGTTCCCACGTGACAACATGCCAAACATTTATGAGGCCTTGACATTAGTTGAGAGCGGAGAAAAATCATTTGCTGAAAAAGGTTTGACCTTTGAAGTTCAGCAACAAATTGGTGATGGCGTAGTTCGCGCAATTGCTATGGGTGCTAGCGATGGATTGCGTCGCGGTATGCAAGTGAAATCGACTGGCGCTCCAATTTCTGTTCCTGTTGGTCCAGCTACACTGGGCCGCATTATGGACGTTTTAGGTCGCCCAATTGACGATGCAGGTCCTATTGCTACCCAAGAGCGTCGTGCCATTCACCAGCCAGCACCAAAGTTTGATGAACTCTCACCATCCGTTGACTTATTGGAAACCGGTATTAAGGTTATTGACTTAGTTTGCCCGTTTGCTAAAGGCGGTAAGGTTGGTTTATTCGGCGGTGCAGGTGTTGGTAAGACCGTGAACATGATGGAATTGATTAACAACATTGCTAAGCAGCACTCAGGCTTATCTGTGTTCGCCGGTGTTGGTGAGCGTACTCGTGAAGGCAATGACTTCTACCACGAGATGAAGGAATCTAATGTTGTAGATAAAGTGGCGATGGTGTTTGGTCAGATGAACGAGCCTCCTGGCAACCGTCTGCGCGTTGCTTTGACTGGTTTGACAATGGCCGAAGCTTTCCGTGACGAAGGCCGTGACATTTTGTTTTTCGTTGACAATATTTATCGTTACACACTCGCCGGTACTGAAGTATCGGCCCTGCTCGGTCGTATGCCATCTGCTGTGGGTTACCAGCCAACACTGGCTGAAGAGATGGGTAAGTTGCAAGAGCGCATTACTTCAACAAAGACCGGTTCCGTTACATCTATTCAGGCCGTTTACGTTCCTGCGGATGACTTGACCGATCCATCGCCAGCTACAACCTTCTTACACTTGGACTCCACAGTAGTGTTGTCACGTGATATTGCTGCTTTGGGTATTTACCCAGCGGTTGATCCGCTGGACTCAACCAGCCGTCAGCTTGACCCACAAGTAGTTGGTCAAGAGCACTATGATGTCGCTCGTGAAGTTCAGATGACTCTGCAGCGTTACAAAGAGTTGCGCGACATTATTGCTATTTTGGGCATGGACGAGTTGTCACCAGAAGACAAATTAGCTGTCTCACGTGCACGTAAGATACAACGTTTCTTGTCCCAGCCTTTCCACGTTGCTGAGGTATTTACTGGTTCACCAGGAAAATACGTTCCATTGAAAGAAACTATCCGTGGTTTCAAAATGATTTGCAGCGGAGAATTGGATCACTTGCCAGAGCAAGCGTTCTACATGGTGGGTTCAATTGATGAAGCCATCGAGAAAGCTAAGAAGCTTTAA
- a CDS encoding fatty acid desaturase translates to MSNHLNSALSEPSMANPLAPDLPLPHRKIIRGWLIPMAQGETAKAIALLAVDAVLWLACIAGTIFIESVLIKIALGLVAGFVTGRIFILGHDACHQSYTPHRELNKVLGRIAFLPSLTPYSLWDVGHNVVHHGQTNLKGFDFVWAPLSKAEFDALPAWRKAVERLYRSGWGPVFYYLIEIWWRREYFPNAKNKPGDRPIFLKDNLLVTGFAIIWIACLIAGALATGQSVWLGLITGFALPFLFWNGMIGFVVYVHHTHTSVSWYDKKSEWLRAQPFVSTTVHLTFNWIWGSLMHHIMEHTAHHVDMSVPLYRLQEAQNTLETILPERIFIQKFSWAWYFETARKCKLYDFENKAWLDFDGNKTADSVRVVLSPAPAGQNG, encoded by the coding sequence ATGTCAAATCATTTAAATTCTGCTCTATCCGAACCATCTATGGCTAATCCTTTGGCTCCAGATCTTCCATTGCCGCACCGAAAAATTATTCGTGGCTGGTTGATCCCCATGGCTCAAGGTGAAACAGCAAAAGCAATTGCCTTACTAGCAGTGGATGCTGTTTTATGGCTTGCCTGTATCGCTGGAACTATTTTCATTGAGAGCGTGTTGATCAAAATTGCATTGGGCTTAGTTGCCGGTTTTGTCACTGGTCGCATCTTTATCTTAGGTCATGATGCTTGCCATCAAAGCTACACACCGCACCGCGAACTTAATAAAGTGCTTGGTCGCATTGCATTCTTACCGTCTCTAACCCCATATAGCTTATGGGATGTAGGCCACAACGTTGTTCACCATGGCCAGACTAACCTCAAGGGCTTTGACTTTGTTTGGGCTCCATTATCAAAAGCAGAATTTGATGCACTTCCTGCTTGGCGCAAAGCCGTAGAGCGCCTCTACCGTAGTGGCTGGGGCCCTGTTTTCTACTACCTCATTGAGATCTGGTGGAGACGTGAGTACTTCCCGAATGCAAAAAACAAACCTGGCGACCGTCCAATTTTCTTAAAAGACAACTTACTAGTGACTGGCTTTGCCATTATCTGGATTGCTTGTCTCATTGCCGGCGCTCTCGCTACTGGTCAATCTGTTTGGCTTGGCCTCATCACTGGTTTTGCTCTTCCCTTCCTTTTCTGGAATGGAATGATTGGTTTCGTGGTCTATGTTCACCATACCCACACCTCAGTCTCTTGGTATGACAAGAAGTCTGAGTGGTTGCGTGCCCAGCCTTTTGTATCTACCACAGTGCATTTGACCTTTAATTGGATTTGGGGCTCTTTAATGCACCACATCATGGAGCACACAGCCCATCACGTAGACATGAGTGTGCCCCTATATCGCCTTCAGGAGGCCCAAAATACCCTGGAAACCATCCTTCCAGAGCGTATTTTTATCCAAAAGTTCTCTTGGGCATGGTATTTCGAGACGGCTCGTAAGTGCAAGCTCTATGATTTTGAAAATAAGGCTTGGCTCGATTTTGATGGCAATAAAACAGCCGATTCGGTACGAGTTGTTTTGAGCCCAGCCCCAGCGGGACAAAACGGGTAA
- the priA gene encoding primosomal protein N': MVVQVVVDKPLVQGFDYLWDIEKLGKLPEIGNVVEVPFARSKEIGLIVRVSNHSDYEIGRLKYVDRLAPIPVLDPALLRLMSFTSQYYIHALGETALPVIPQMWKKADEWEKIPKKIESADKKGKKKLVAVAEGLITVEQLNSDQKVALCQLLADGKKEKQFRAILLQGQTGSGKTAVFLNWLTNTLKEEGAQVLLLVPEINLTPQLERRVRAYFPDKKMAVLHSGVSEKKRGAAWYDAMTGKAQIILGTRLAALTPIPNLRAIVVDEEHDPSYKQQDGTRYSARDLAIWRAHDQKIPILLSSATPSLETWLAAQSGRYENIRLDQRAQGAALPSVHLINTRDPQNQFSPGDVGVPKQKSLITKTLANAISRALAEKKQSLILINRRGYAPVLSCSACNWLSKCTQCSTYTVMHKAGALSKRSVLNCHHCGLVKPIPQFCPDCGNADLKTLGHGTQKLEDAIEEMWPQARVLRVDTDSSRKSKGAEALFAEIHDGNVDIVVGTQMIAKGHDYQNIGLVAVLDADSRLYSADFRAAERLFAQLVQVAGRAGRSGIKGEAGGDIYIETQYPEAPVFQYLLRHDVDGFLAFTAKEREEAKLPPYSYQALIHAEGKNLDQAIQFLNELKARIKTRGLITRELKVYDPVPKPVMRVAGAERAQLLIESGNRKLLQETLEIIDQELRQDSTGRISKTSRIRWLVERDPIAI; the protein is encoded by the coding sequence ATCGTAGTACAGGTAGTAGTAGATAAGCCTTTAGTGCAGGGCTTTGACTACCTATGGGATATTGAAAAGTTGGGCAAATTACCTGAAATTGGTAACGTGGTTGAGGTGCCCTTTGCTAGGTCAAAAGAAATTGGGTTGATAGTAAGAGTTAGTAATCACTCCGATTATGAGATAGGAAGGCTCAAATACGTAGATCGCCTTGCGCCAATTCCAGTATTGGACCCCGCTTTATTGCGATTAATGAGTTTTACCAGTCAGTATTACATCCACGCTTTAGGGGAAACCGCATTGCCGGTCATACCGCAGATGTGGAAAAAAGCAGATGAATGGGAAAAAATACCGAAAAAAATAGAATCTGCAGACAAAAAAGGTAAAAAAAAGCTTGTAGCAGTGGCGGAAGGCTTGATCACGGTAGAGCAATTGAATTCCGATCAAAAGGTCGCCCTATGTCAACTACTAGCAGATGGTAAAAAAGAAAAACAATTCAGGGCGATCTTATTACAAGGCCAAACGGGGAGTGGCAAGACAGCTGTCTTTCTAAATTGGCTTACAAACACACTTAAAGAAGAGGGTGCACAAGTACTTTTACTAGTGCCAGAAATTAACTTAACTCCACAACTAGAAAGACGCGTGAGAGCCTACTTCCCAGATAAAAAAATGGCGGTGTTACATAGCGGTGTCAGCGAAAAGAAACGAGGCGCCGCTTGGTATGATGCAATGACAGGCAAGGCGCAAATTATTTTAGGAACCAGGCTAGCGGCCTTGACGCCAATACCTAATTTACGCGCCATCGTGGTGGATGAAGAGCACGACCCATCTTATAAGCAGCAAGATGGGACTCGATATTCGGCAAGAGATTTAGCAATCTGGCGAGCGCATGATCAAAAAATTCCCATCCTCTTGTCTTCTGCCACGCCCTCGCTAGAAACTTGGTTAGCCGCTCAATCAGGGCGCTATGAAAATATTCGACTTGATCAGCGCGCTCAGGGTGCAGCCCTACCTAGCGTGCACTTAATTAATACGCGTGATCCACAAAATCAATTTAGCCCAGGCGATGTAGGTGTGCCCAAGCAAAAAAGTCTGATTACAAAAACACTTGCAAATGCTATTAGCAGGGCACTTGCAGAAAAAAAACAAAGTTTGATTTTGATTAATAGGCGCGGCTATGCTCCGGTACTGAGTTGCTCAGCATGTAATTGGCTATCAAAATGTACGCAATGCTCTACCTATACGGTAATGCATAAGGCCGGCGCTTTAAGTAAAAGATCAGTATTGAATTGTCACCACTGTGGATTGGTAAAACCCATTCCACAGTTTTGCCCTGATTGTGGAAATGCAGATCTTAAAACGCTTGGTCATGGGACTCAAAAATTAGAAGATGCCATTGAAGAAATGTGGCCACAAGCGAGAGTGCTGCGGGTCGATACAGACTCAAGCAGAAAGAGTAAAGGAGCAGAAGCGCTCTTTGCAGAAATACATGATGGCAATGTTGACATCGTCGTTGGTACACAAATGATTGCTAAAGGGCATGACTATCAAAACATTGGATTAGTCGCCGTGTTAGACGCAGATAGTCGACTCTATTCGGCAGACTTTAGAGCGGCCGAAAGATTGTTTGCGCAGTTAGTTCAAGTAGCCGGGCGTGCAGGAAGATCGGGCATCAAAGGTGAGGCTGGGGGAGATATTTATATCGAGACGCAATACCCAGAGGCACCTGTATTTCAGTATTTATTAAGACACGATGTTGATGGATTTTTAGCATTTACTGCTAAAGAGCGCGAAGAGGCAAAACTACCGCCCTACTCATATCAAGCACTCATTCATGCCGAAGGTAAAAACCTAGATCAAGCGATTCAGTTTTTAAATGAACTCAAGGCGCGTATAAAAACTCGGGGTCTGATTACGAGAGAGCTCAAGGTGTATGACCCAGTGCCTAAGCCAGTCATGCGAGTGGCGGGTGCAGAGCGTGCCCAATTATTAATCGAGTCAGGCAATCGCAAACTATTACAAGAAACGCTTGAAATAATTGATCAAGAGTTACGCCAAGATTCCACGGGAAGAATTAGTAAAACATCACGTATTCGATGGTTGGTAGAGCGCGATCCGATTGCCATCTAA
- the hemE gene encoding uroporphyrinogen decarboxylase — MSLLVNDRFLKACLGEAVDQTPLWLMRQAGRYLPEYNATRARAGSFLGLAKNPAYATEVTLQPLDRYPLDAAILFSDILTIPDAMGLGLKFTAGEGPSFDHPLRTEEAVKKLRVADMDQLKYVFDAVSEIRKALIQDGKQRVPLIGFSGSPWTLACYMIDGSGSDDFRHAKTMMFSRPDLLEHILEINVQSVAAYLVEQVKAGAQALMIFDTWGGLLPDGWYQRMSLAAMQKVIALLPREHEGRKIPIIMFTKGGGIWLNDMAQIGADVIAIDWTMRLSHARQQLLDINKPLALQGNLDPLILFSEPKQVTAAAEGLLNDLASAPALKPGLHPLDGHIFNLGHGINQFTPPENVAALSEAVINHSKALRT, encoded by the coding sequence ATTTCCTTGCTGGTAAATGACCGATTTTTAAAAGCTTGCCTGGGCGAAGCGGTTGATCAAACCCCGCTTTGGCTCATGCGCCAAGCTGGTCGCTACCTGCCAGAGTACAACGCCACCCGCGCAAGAGCTGGAAGCTTTCTTGGCCTAGCTAAAAATCCAGCCTATGCAACTGAAGTAACACTCCAGCCACTAGATCGCTACCCATTAGATGCGGCGATTTTGTTTTCAGATATTTTGACCATTCCAGATGCAATGGGTTTGGGTCTGAAATTTACAGCAGGTGAAGGCCCCAGCTTTGATCACCCCCTTCGTACGGAAGAAGCTGTAAAAAAATTACGCGTTGCGGATATGGATCAGCTCAAATATGTTTTTGATGCTGTATCAGAAATTCGCAAGGCACTGATTCAGGATGGCAAACAGCGGGTACCGCTGATCGGTTTTTCTGGAAGCCCATGGACATTGGCTTGCTACATGATTGATGGTTCAGGCTCTGACGATTTTCGTCATGCCAAGACTATGATGTTTAGCCGCCCAGATTTGCTTGAGCATATTCTGGAGATTAATGTGCAGTCGGTGGCTGCTTATTTAGTTGAGCAGGTAAAGGCGGGTGCACAAGCGCTAATGATCTTTGATACCTGGGGTGGCTTGCTTCCCGACGGTTGGTATCAGCGCATGTCTTTGGCCGCTATGCAAAAAGTGATTGCACTGTTACCTCGTGAACATGAGGGACGCAAGATTCCAATCATTATGTTCACAAAAGGTGGTGGTATTTGGTTAAATGACATGGCGCAAATTGGGGCAGATGTCATTGCAATCGACTGGACAATGCGCTTAAGTCACGCTCGTCAGCAGCTTTTAGACATCAACAAACCACTGGCTTTGCAAGGTAATCTAGATCCACTAATTTTGTTCTCAGAACCAAAACAAGTTACAGCTGCTGCTGAGGGCCTGTTGAATGACTTAGCGAGTGCCCCTGCGTTAAAGCCCGGACTGCATCCCCTCGATGGCCATATTTTTAATCTGGGGCACGGCATTAACCAATTTACCCCACCCGAAAATGTGGCGGCGCTTTCCGAAGCCGTAATCAATCACTCAAAAGCCTTGCGCACATAG